A DNA window from Macadamia integrifolia cultivar HAES 741 chromosome 4, SCU_Mint_v3, whole genome shotgun sequence contains the following coding sequences:
- the LOC122076659 gene encoding GDSL esterase/lipase At5g62930-like — protein MRPQIVLFGDSITEQSFRRGGWGAALADTYSRKADVVVRGYGGYTTRLALFLLHRLFPLECTNPPVATTIFFGANDAALLGRNSERQHVSVEEYKENLRKIVQHLKKCSPTMLVVLITPPPVDEEGRLEYARSVYGEKAVEVPERTNEMAGVYAKQCVELARELGLPSIDLWSRMQETEEWRKKILSDGLHLTEEGNAVVHQEVVRVFNEASFCASAMPYDFPHHSEIVNWKDPSTAFGQQFL, from the exons ATGAGGCCTCAGATAGTGTTGTTTGGAGATTCAATCACAGAGCAATCTTTCAGACGAGGTGGTTGGGGAGCAGCTCTTGCCGACACCTACTCTCGAAAG GCTGATGTAGTCGTTCGTGGATATGGTGGATACACAACTAGATTGGCTCTGTTCCTTTTACATCGCCTTTTCCCACTT GAATGCACAAACCCTCCTGTTGCCACCACTATTTTCTTTGGTGCTAATGATGCAGCACTTTTGGGTAGGAATAGTGAACGTCAACATGTGTCTGTTGAAGAATACAAGGAGAACCTCAGAAAGATAGTTCAACATTTGAAG AAATGCTCCCCCACCATGCTGGTTGTGCTTATCACGCCACCCCCAGTGGATGAAGAAGGTCGCTTGGAATATGCAAG ATCTGTGTATGGTGAAAAAGCAGTTGAAGTGCCAGAAAGGACAAATGAAATGGCAGGAGTTTATGCAAAGCAATGCGTGGAATTGGCTAGGGAACTTGGTCTTCCTTCTATTGATTTATGGTCCAGGATGCAGGAAACAGAGGAGTGGcgaaaaaaaattctaag TGATGGGTTGCACCTAACAGAAGAGGGGAATGCAGTTGTCCACCAAGAAGTGGTAAGAGTGTTCAATGAAGCATCCTTCTGTGCCTCGGCAATGCCATATGATTTCCCCCACCATTCTGAAATCGTCAATTGGAAGGATCCTTCGACTGCTTTCGGACAACAATTCTTATGA